A single region of the Anaerolineae bacterium genome encodes:
- a CDS encoding Xylose isomerase domain protein TIM barrel — MQLSCLPVSFFDDIIQGRMSVGDWAKLGKSLGLDAIDISILFIPDRSLEQARQIRKVVEQAGMGITMMTSYPDFTHPNAQQREAELHAAIHSVQLAAEAGAKFLRVTAGQAHPATSLEDGCRWAIEGLNALIAETAHLGVQLVYENHAKPGVWQYTDFSQPPDIFLHILSHLDQRIHVNFDTGNATAFSPQPLVLLETVLPRLGSIHASDTAQIGALEHVLIGTGKVDYPAIFRCLQQAGWDGWICIEEASHQGEAGVRQAIQFIRNTWQQILLEKNL; from the coding sequence ATGCAATTGAGTTGTTTGCCGGTGTCCTTCTTTGATGACATCATCCAGGGAAGAATGTCCGTTGGGGATTGGGCAAAGCTTGGAAAAAGCCTCGGCTTAGACGCCATTGACATCAGCATCCTATTCATCCCCGATCGCAGCCTTGAACAGGCGCGCCAAATCCGAAAGGTTGTCGAACAGGCAGGCATGGGGATTACCATGATGACCAGTTATCCCGATTTCACTCACCCCAATGCCCAACAACGAGAAGCTGAACTTCACGCCGCCATCCACTCGGTTCAGCTTGCCGCAGAAGCAGGCGCCAAATTCTTGCGGGTAACTGCCGGGCAAGCCCACCCCGCAACCTCGCTCGAAGACGGTTGCCGCTGGGCAATCGAAGGATTGAACGCACTAATCGCCGAAACCGCCCATCTCGGCGTCCAATTGGTCTATGAAAACCATGCCAAACCGGGGGTCTGGCAATATACCGACTTCTCTCAACCGCCAGACATATTCCTGCACATCTTGAGCCACCTCGACCAACGCATTCATGTCAACTTCGATACGGGCAACGCAACCGCCTTTAGCCCTCAACCGCTTGTCCTGCTTGAGACCGTGCTCCCTCGTTTGGGCAGCATCCATGCTTCAGATACAGCTCAAATTGGCGCCCTGGAACACGTCTTGATCGGCACTGGCAAAGTCGACTACCCTGCTATCTTCCGCTGTCTTCAACAAGCCGGCTGGGATGGGTGGATTTGCATCGAAGAAGCCTCTCACCAAGGCGAAGCGGGTGTCCGTCAAGCCATTCAGTTTATCCGTAACACCTGGCAACAAATCTTATTGGAGAAAAATCTATGA
- a CDS encoding Acetoin dehydrogenase E1 component alpha-subunit, protein MSDFKTLPVEPNLLIEMYRRMLTIRFFEEAIFDVYRKGWMPGLAHLSDGQEATPVGVCMALRPDDTITSTHRGHGHIIAKGGQVEPMMAEVMGKVTGYCRGKGGEMHIADVSLGILGANGIVGGGLGIATGSAFTAKREGKGRVSVAFFGDGAVNQGLWYETANIAVLWKLPLIYVCENNQYTEFTYWKNLTAGEGLVARAQAMGMPGIEVDGNDVVAVYQAARQLVEAARRGEGPATLVCHTIRYGGHHVGDPGTAYRTKEEMDEWRKKDSIQRCERLLVESGIFSPQDIETTRSEIEARIQNAVQKARQDPFPPVEEVSEHVYA, encoded by the coding sequence ATGAGCGACTTCAAAACACTCCCCGTTGAACCAAACCTCTTAATTGAAATGTACCGAAGGATGCTGACCATCCGCTTCTTTGAAGAAGCCATTTTTGATGTCTATCGCAAGGGCTGGATGCCCGGGCTGGCTCATCTTTCGGATGGTCAGGAGGCAACGCCGGTTGGTGTCTGTATGGCCTTACGCCCCGACGATACGATCACCAGTACCCATCGCGGCCATGGACATATCATCGCCAAAGGAGGACAGGTGGAGCCGATGATGGCAGAAGTGATGGGTAAAGTAACCGGCTACTGTCGCGGCAAAGGCGGGGAAATGCACATCGCCGATGTATCCTTAGGAATTCTAGGCGCCAATGGGATTGTCGGCGGAGGACTGGGCATTGCCACCGGCAGCGCCTTTACCGCCAAACGCGAAGGCAAAGGGCGGGTCAGTGTGGCTTTCTTTGGCGATGGTGCAGTCAATCAGGGATTGTGGTATGAGACAGCAAATATAGCGGTTTTGTGGAAACTACCCTTAATCTACGTTTGCGAAAACAACCAATATACCGAATTTACTTATTGGAAGAACCTGACCGCTGGTGAAGGCCTGGTTGCCCGGGCGCAGGCAATGGGAATGCCAGGTATCGAAGTTGATGGCAACGATGTCGTTGCGGTCTATCAGGCAGCGCGCCAACTGGTCGAGGCTGCCCGGCGCGGAGAGGGTCCTGCCACCTTAGTTTGTCATACCATCCGCTATGGTGGTCATCATGTAGGTGATCCGGGCACAGCTTACCGCACCAAAGAAGAAATGGACGAGTGGCGAAAGAAGGACTCAATCCAGCGTTGCGAACGACTGCTGGTTGAGAGCGGTATCTTCTCGCCTCAGGATATCGAGACTACGCGCAGTGAAATTGAGGCGCGCATTCAAAACGCCGTCCAAAAAGCCCGCCAAGACCCATTCCCACCTGTAGAAGAGGTATCCGAACATGTCTATGCGTGA
- a CDS encoding Acetoin dehydrogenase E1 component beta-subunit: MRELTFAQAIREALDEELARDEKIVLFGEDIGAWGGVFRTTEGLYEKYGPERVIDTPLSEEGYVGMAVGIAMTGMHPVPEIMFGDFITLAMDQIVNQAAKMRYMTGGQVAVPITIRATMGGGRSSGAQHSQSWHAWFAHVPGLKVVVPSTPYDAKGLLKTALRDPNPVLFFEDKVMYHKIKGPVPEEEYLIPFGVADIKREGSDVTIVALSRMVHTALAAAEQLAQEGISAEVIDPRTLTPLDEETLIQSVCKTGGAVIVDEGYQRFGVTAELAAVIAKGAFDYLDAPIERVAAMDVPIPFSPPLEFATIPDEERIIQAVHRVLEGRRPQ; the protein is encoded by the coding sequence ATGCGTGAACTTACCTTTGCTCAAGCTATCCGCGAAGCGCTGGATGAAGAACTCGCCCGCGATGAAAAAATCGTCCTCTTTGGAGAAGACATCGGCGCCTGGGGAGGGGTCTTTCGCACCACCGAAGGGCTGTATGAGAAGTATGGACCTGAGCGAGTGATTGACACCCCTCTTAGCGAAGAGGGGTACGTTGGAATGGCAGTTGGGATCGCAATGACCGGGATGCACCCGGTTCCCGAGATCATGTTCGGGGACTTTATCACCCTGGCGATGGATCAAATCGTCAATCAAGCGGCGAAAATGCGCTACATGACTGGCGGGCAGGTAGCGGTACCCATCACGATCCGTGCCACCATGGGCGGCGGAAGGTCTTCTGGCGCTCAACATTCACAATCCTGGCACGCCTGGTTCGCCCATGTGCCAGGGCTGAAGGTGGTTGTCCCCTCTACGCCATATGACGCCAAAGGTTTGTTGAAAACCGCTTTACGGGATCCGAACCCGGTGCTATTTTTTGAAGACAAGGTGATGTATCACAAAATCAAAGGGCCTGTTCCCGAAGAGGAATATCTGATTCCATTTGGTGTCGCCGACATCAAGCGAGAAGGGTCAGACGTCACCATCGTTGCCCTTTCACGGATGGTACATACTGCTCTGGCGGCTGCTGAACAACTGGCCCAGGAGGGAATTTCTGCCGAGGTGATTGATCCCCGCACCCTTACCCCTCTCGATGAAGAGACACTGATTCAATCGGTATGTAAAACTGGCGGAGCTGTCATCGTTGACGAAGGTTATCAGCGTTTTGGTGTCACAGCAGAATTGGCCGCAGTGATTGCCAAAGGCGCTTTCGATTATTTAGACGCCCCAATTGAACGAGTTGCAGCCATGGATGTCCCTATTCCATTCTCACCGCCCCTGGAATTTGCCACCATTCCCGATGAGGAACGGATCATCCAGGCTGTACATCGTGTTTTGGAGGGAAGACGACCGCAATGA
- a CDS encoding Dihydrolipoamide acetyltransferase component of pyruvate dehydrogenase complex, producing the protein MNASQSISEIVMPRMGLTMESGRFIKWLKEIGEPVRSGEPLFEIETDKSVVEVEALEEGILSQTLAQPGETYAVGAVLGYLSPPGIPGPTQAAIQPESSSAGTESQAQPLASATYASPARPKASPAARRLARQLGVDLARVIGSGPEGRIVAWNVQATAQSKPLQSPASARISPVAQRLAVDLGVDLQQVKGTGPGGSITRKDVEAAYQQQSQTVPSSPSSLPDTEGIVEPLSPVQRRMAERMVQSFTSAPHFYLQAEVDARNLVALRQSLLPPLENRYGVHLTFTDLFIYFTARLLPRHPLLMAQWSEAGLIKFTRVHLGVAVDTEQGLFVPVLRDADKLGLAEISRQRAELAERARQGKLLPKDYEQGVFTLTNLGTLRIDVFQAILNPPQAAILAVGRIKEQPMVENHQVISAPMFTLSLSADHRVLDGGKAARFLSELVEWLENPALSMA; encoded by the coding sequence ATGAACGCCTCCCAATCCATAAGTGAGATCGTAATGCCGCGCATGGGCTTGACCATGGAGAGCGGTAGATTTATCAAGTGGCTTAAGGAGATTGGCGAGCCTGTGCGCAGCGGTGAGCCCCTCTTCGAGATAGAGACCGATAAATCGGTTGTTGAGGTTGAAGCCTTGGAGGAGGGCATTCTGAGTCAAACTCTTGCTCAGCCCGGCGAGACCTATGCGGTTGGAGCGGTATTGGGGTATCTGAGCCCCCCAGGCATCCCAGGCCCAACCCAAGCGGCCATCCAGCCTGAAAGCTCTTCAGCCGGGACAGAGAGCCAGGCACAGCCTCTAGCCTCTGCCACTTATGCATCTCCTGCCAGACCAAAAGCCAGCCCGGCTGCCCGCCGCCTTGCCCGGCAGTTGGGCGTGGACCTGGCACGTGTGATCGGAAGTGGCCCTGAGGGACGTATCGTAGCCTGGAATGTCCAGGCCACAGCTCAAAGCAAACCTCTCCAATCGCCAGCCTCAGCCAGGATTTCACCCGTCGCTCAACGACTGGCGGTGGATCTCGGCGTTGATCTCCAGCAGGTGAAAGGAACGGGGCCGGGGGGTAGCATCACCCGCAAGGATGTCGAAGCAGCCTATCAACAACAGTCACAAACCGTACCGTCTTCCCCATCCTCTCTCCCTGACACAGAAGGGATTGTTGAACCTTTATCCCCTGTCCAACGTCGCATGGCAGAACGAATGGTACAAAGCTTCACCAGCGCGCCGCATTTTTACCTGCAAGCCGAGGTCGATGCGCGCAACCTGGTTGCATTGCGCCAGTCACTCTTGCCACCGCTTGAAAACCGCTATGGGGTTCACCTGACCTTTACCGATCTATTCATTTACTTTACGGCGCGATTGCTTCCCCGCCATCCTCTGCTGATGGCACAATGGAGCGAGGCTGGGCTCATCAAATTTACGCGCGTGCACCTCGGTGTTGCTGTGGACACCGAGCAGGGTCTTTTTGTGCCGGTGTTGCGCGATGCCGACAAATTGGGCTTGGCAGAAATTTCCCGTCAGCGTGCCGAGCTTGCCGAACGCGCCCGACAAGGTAAATTGCTACCGAAAGATTACGAGCAAGGGGTTTTCACCCTGACCAATCTGGGGACATTGCGCATTGATGTCTTTCAGGCGATTCTCAATCCTCCCCAGGCTGCCATTCTGGCTGTCGGGCGTATCAAGGAACAACCAATGGTTGAAAACCATCAAGTGATCTCCGCCCCGATGTTCACCCTGAGTCTCTCAGCCGATCATCGGGTTTTGGATGGTGGCAAAGCAGCCCGTTTCTTGAGTGAACTGGTCGAATGGTTAGAAAACCCCGCCCTCAGTATGGCTTGA